A stretch of DNA from Campylobacter gracilis:
GGAGTGAGATTGAAGGCATTAAAGATCAAATTTCCAGGCGGATAGACGATCTCGCGCTCCTTTGCGGCTAGCAGGTTTTCTTTGATCTTCACAAAATACTCGCTTAAAAATTCCTCCCTAAGCGCCTCTTTCCAGCCGCTCTCGATTCTCACGTCGTCTAAGTTTATCTGCATGCTAGCCCTTTAAGCTTTAATGAATTAACGCCCTAATTTTACAATAAATTTTAAAAATAGTATCGCTTGCACGCGCCGCTGCAATCAAAGGCGAATCTCCCGCGCCGCCAACCGATCCGCCGATTTATAGGCGCCGCTACACGATCACGATCAAAAGCGCCATAAACAGCAGCAGGGCGATCGTCTTTTTATTGTCGTTAAGCAAGCTCTGCGGATAAAAAGCAAACAAAATCGCATAGGCAAAAAGCGCGATTGCGAACTCCCACGGGTTATTATCTCTGAATTTTAACCTATAAATAATCGCCGCTACGAAAGATATATGCGAAAGCAGCGATAAAATTTGAGCCGGTTTCATTCTGTCTTTGTGATCTCCTATTTTATGTAAAACCCACTATATCGTTATTTTATCTACTTTGATAAACGTCCGTAAAACTAAAGTCTAATTTTTCAAATTTTTAAATTTTATCCCAAAGCTTTTAAATTTATTTTTCAACGACGATATCAATCGGCCGTAAATAAATTTAGCGCACACTATAATATCCTAAAGTATTTATTTGAACTATATTGAGTTCCGGATAAAAAATAACCTCGTGATCATAATCTATCGGCTGTCCCCATTCGTGCTCTTTTTTGTACCATATTCGCCTTTTATCGTTGACTATTGCCGTTATATTTAAATTTTTGATCGAACCATATATCAAATACTCCCGACTGCCGGCGTAATGATAGGACGGCATCGCCCACGATAGTTTAAATTCGTGCAAATTTGTAGTTTCAGCTATGCAATCGGACTTGGAAACAAACTCGTAGCCCTCTTGCAACATTTTTTGTTGCGTCAAAATAAAAGGCTTATCCGCCTTTATAAAATGCGCGTAACAGATGCAAGTCTGCAATTTGTCCCTACAATGATAAGGAATGGCTTTTTTGCGATAAATGAGCAAAGTTTCTCCCTTCGTATTTGTTAAGGCTTCAAATTTAGCCAAATCTCGATCTTTTACGTATGGAAATTTAGATAATGGCGAAATTTGAATAGCCAAATATATATACGCTATCAATAAGAAAAACAATATAGCAATTACAAGCATGGCGATCTTGATGACTTTCCACAATATTTTTAATATCTTTACTGCCTGCATTAAGATTTACCTCCTCTCTATTTTAAAATTTACTGCAGTATTCATAAACCGCGCCGCCGATCTTAGCGGCTTTAAAATTTCATCGTACGAGCTTGCTTCTAAGGCCGTAATAAGGATAATCCATCGCCGCAGCGGCAGCCTCTCGCGCCTGGACGCCTGCGAATTTTTCGATCACGCAAAGTCCAAGCTCGATGGAGCTGCTCACGCCGCCTGCGGTGATGATCTCGCCTCCTGCGGGCAGGCTCTCGCGAACGAGCCGCTCGTGCACCATGTCCGCGCAGTAAGGCGCCAGCAGATCGTAGCAAAGCGGATGCGTAGTCGCGCGCCTACCTCGCAAAAACCCCGCTGCGCCCAGAAGTAGCGAGCCGGTGCAAACGCTAAACTTATACTTCGCATCGCGCGCGGTCGCTAGCCACGAGATAAAGCCCGCATCGTC
This window harbors:
- a CDS encoding DJ-1/PfpI family protein, which gives rise to MKNLALVMFSGQTHLDFVGFYDCMLRLKAVHPQLEMRFCSRERQVSDSGGLTIDAGEITTDLGGFDAVFVPGGMATRRLKDDAGFISWLATARDAKYKFSVCTGSLLLGAAGFLRGRRATTHPLCYDLLAPYCADMVHERLVRESLPAGGEIITAGGVSSSIELGLCVIEKFAGVQAREAAAAAMDYPYYGLRSKLVR